Below is a genomic region from Osmerus mordax isolate fOsmMor3 chromosome 22, fOsmMor3.pri, whole genome shotgun sequence.
CCCACTTCTGTATCTTTATcactgaatagcattttcactGAATAGCATTTTCGATTTACAACCAGAGAAGATTCCTCCTTGGCTCACCCTTATGTGACATGTTTGAcgtgcgtgtgtaggtgtgtctatctacgtgtgtgtggaggggtataggtgtgtgtgcttgtatctaCTTAATGTGCGCGTCTTTGCATTTGTGTCAGGGGAAGTGTGAGTGTTTATGCAGGTGAGTGTGTAAGCCTTCATTTATACgtgtgtatatatctgtgtttgtggtgtgtgtgtgtgtgtgtgtctatctgtgtgtctgtctatgtgtgtgtgtgtgtgtgtgtgtgtgtgtttgtgtgagggaaaACGAGGATCTGACACACCAGTTTACTACATAAATAAGTTACAAGTCTCAGTTCAGCTCACAGACTTATGAAACCTGCTTAAACCTAAATGAAACACATTAACACGCAAGCTAAATGCATACACATGATTACCGGTAAGCAACTTCAGCCTTACAGCCTTAAAGGAAAGTGTTATAATGAGAGATGATGGTGTGATATCTTTTTGTGGTGTCATTTCATTTCAGCCTGTGCTGAGAGCATTTGTTGAACTCAGCAAACAGGCACCCCAAAATACAGAGAGCACAATGAGAGACAGAACCAAAGAGTCTGCACTCATCAATTATTGACTGGTGGTGGCCTGTTGTGACTGGTCCAGCTCCCCCTCAAGCTGTTTGGGGAGCCATGTTTGATATCACATTTCCTTTGTGATGAGTTTGTGTGCATTGTGGACAACAGAAAGAGattgtttttcctttcttttctttttctctttttctcacccctctctctttttctttcactaGTCttggtctttttttctttcttgctctctatcTATACCccctttactctctctttcattcttgttccttctctttccctctcacttctttttctctcactacttctctctttctttctgtgtctatttgtgtatccctttccttctctagctctttcttacacacacacacacacacacaaacacacacacatacagacacatacatgggcacaaacacaacacacgcacattgATTCATGTGTGTCCCTGAAAGAGATCAGATCAAATCAGGACACTCAGTCCAGTCCCCTGAGGGGCACATCAATCATAAATCAGTATATTATCAGTCAACCCATCCCAAATCAGTTTACTAACAGCCTGACCAAACATAAACCAGTTTATGTCACTAAGAGATAGAGGATTTACAACCCCCAAGCAAGGCATACAAATTGGGTGATTGAGAATCAGTATTTCAGGACCATTGTGTCACAAGTCAAAACCTATAAAACTGTTGAAAGCAGAAGTGATATCTATAGGGTGTGGGTCAAGCATGAGGAACAAGGGGACACATCTAAATGGTAAACAGGTATTTGTTCCATATGTAACCAATCTAACCAATGAATCAACTTGGATCAAATCATGTGTGCTTGTATAGACTTTTTGCTAGTGCTAATTTCACACCAGGAGTATTCATGTTTCTCATTGAGTGTTTATATAGGTCCACTCTCAGGTGCCCTTACTTATGATATGTTACAGTTACAGTAAATGATTACTTCCGGTTTACTGTGAATACATTTCACATAGGGCTTTACAATAAAAGATGGTTCCTCTGGCCATACTTGTTGTTGGCAAGCTGCAGTATCATATTTTTCTGTATCTATCTAGCTTTTGATCTATCTGCATCTACATCTATCTGGTATTTGATCTATCTACATCCATCTGAAGTATGATCTATCTGTATCTATATCTGTCTGGAGTCTGATCTGTGTCTTTTATCTCCTCAGGACTTTATGATgggaccagaggaggaggaggaagtaacTGAGGCGGTTTGACCATCATCACAACAAAACCAGCACAACCATTGACGTTGCCGTGACGATGGACCacaacacctcctcctcccgcctgcTCTCGGAGGCCCGCCTCATCTACGCCAtcaccatccccctctccaccaccatcatcctcgCCAACCTGCTCATCATCGTAGGCATTGGCTCCAACCGCCAGCTCCACAACACGCCCAACTACTTCTTCCTGAGCCTGCTGGTGGCGGACTTGTGTACTGGCGTGGCCTTGCCCTTCATCCCCTGGATGGGTCTGAACCGCCCCCTcagcttcacttcctgtctcctcgtCCACATCttccccaacttcctgtttctggCCTTCCTGTTCAACCTGGTCATGGTTCACTACGAGCGCTACATGTGCATCGTGAGTCCGCTGCACTACAGCAGCTTCTGGGTCCACCGCCAGTTCCCCCTGGCTCTCCTCGCCGTTTGGACGCCGCCGTTGCTCTATGCTTCGCTGCCGGCGTTCGGCTGGAACAACCGGGCTGGCCCGGACTGGAATGGCTGCTGCCCCGTCAACAGCTCAGGGACCCCGGCGCCGGAGAACTGCTCGACGAGCGCGGAGGCGGAGGGGACAGAGTGTTGCTCGTACCGCCGTGTGTTCCCCAACGCCTTCATCTACCTGGAGGTGTACGGGCTCCTGGTGCCCGCCATCTTGTCCATCGCCGCCATGACGGGCCGCGTCCTGTGGATCACACGCGGCCAGCTGAGGGACATCTGCCGGCAGCACCGCTcgctggagcaggggggggggcgccggaggaggggggcggcggggggtcAGGCCTCCGACCAGGAGCAGCGCTTGAACCTGCGGTACGCGCGTTGCGTGGCGGCGGTGTCGCTGACCTTCCTGGCATGCTGGGTGCCCTACATCATCTACACGCACGTGTGCGTGGCGTTCCTCCTCAGGGAGGAGGCCGTGGggaaccccaccacacacatcgTGCTGTCCTGCACCGGGATCGGTTCCATGGCTGTGGTCCCTCTGGTGCTGGGCCTGGCTAACAGGCAGTACACTGACCCAGCCAGGAAGCTCATACATAAACTGAGAGACCGGTGGAGGACAAGGACTCAGGACCCAGAGGATATGGCTCTCTGAGAGGACTGGGGGAtatggggagagatggatgggtggatgaagggatgaacTGTGAGATTGAGTgataggagggatggagaatagAAAATGGGTTGAAAGATACATGAATGGGTGTCTAGGTAACAAACACACTCCAATCAGTCTTGACAAAACGATGGTTTGATCCATCGTTTTGATCCAATATTCTCCCCAACTCATACTGTCTCACCTGTTTTTTTCTGTCTGGCTGCCAGTCTGTCCATCTGTTTGAGTGTCTATCCAGTGTCTGTAGTGTGTCTGGCAGCGGAAATAATTATCTTGCTGCTCTAACACACGGGAAATCTTGTCACCAATCTTTGGCCCTTTTCCACTACACATTTCAGCTCGACTCAAATTTCGTTTTTTCATCTGGTGAGTCCGGCACCTGGTATCCTGAGTTTTTTGGGGATAGAACCTCCATCTTGGGTCCAGGAGGCTAGGCGATGTTCAAAAGGTAACAGGAAACACTGCAGACTACTGATTGGTCAGAAATTATCGCCACAATGTTTAAATAGCCAAGTTACTTCACAGGAGTCGCTGTCTATGATAGTGGCCGTCATTTTCTTTTCCAGTGGACTAGTCGATTAGACCTAAATGTCAATTTTCGTTGTTTATTGAGGTGCAGTTACGCTATGTGTTACCGACAAAAGGGTCCAGCAAGTGAGTGTTGCGTTGAAGTAGACATCAGAGCGAGGGGGTCAGGTAGGAGTAGTGCAGAGGAAACCAAGTACTACTGCGTATTGAGATGAGTTGTGTCCAGCCAGAGCAGTACTTGGAGTAGTGGAAAAGCGGCTTTATATCCATCTAAGCCTGTTGATGTGCTATGCTACGCTACCCTAGTTCATTTAGTGTGACCCAAAGCATTTGTGCCAGtagttaaaaaaataaagagTTGTACAAATGTTTCTCGTTTGGGTTAATAAAGCTGCATGTTTTTTGCTATATTTGGAAGAACGGCAGTGATTTTGTGAGATAAGGAGTTTGTGTGACACAGATGTAGACTCAGTGGAAGTCTGCTAAATGGGTCATAAATTCGCTCCATCAATCACTGCAGCCAGAAACgtctccctggtcctcccaTTCTCCATCTCTGACACTAGCTAGAGAGGATGTGGGGGAGAGaacgagggggaggatgagagaggaaggaaaggccagagcgagagggggaaagggaaagaggtgggactggggagagagaggaggggagggggagggccacATATGcctgagaggtggaggagcgaGAAGGAAAAGATTAGGTGTTGGTTGCTGGTATGTGCAGGACCGGccgacccaataaacaaacGGAACATTTGTTTAGGCCCCCACGATCCagttttttaacccttgtgttttcagtcattgtgacccaccgtcgtattgcgacaaatttacctcatacaaaaacaaagtgaagcattttcttttaactgtcgggctgtctcagaccccccacattggaatggttaaaagaaaattatttttatttgtttttgtattgggtaaaattgggtaaacacaacgctggttcgttatgaacctttgggtcatgtgacccgaaggcagcacgagggttaaaagaaGGACACAAGGTTCCACGTCCATTCCTATGCATGTAGAATGGGGAGCAGATCCACTGTGTTCACGCTCATGAGAGGACAACGCTGCAGTAACACTCCAGCTACTTTGCAGTAACTCCACAGTAACACGTGAAACACTCCACTAACACTATCTCTCCAGCGTCCGGGACAAGAGATGAACCATAGACCTGGGTCAAGTACAAAAATGTGCTGTACCCGTTTTGTCGACTGAACCAGATCAAGTATGTCCCGTGTATTTGACTGTATTAGCTCATAGTCGcgttcctgtctgcctccctacAGCTGCACAGCATGTCTTTGTGTTTGACTTTTCATAGCGGTCTTCTAAACAACATTTGTCAACATAGCGTGAGAGGTTGCTCTATGAATCAGGGGGAGAAACAGGCTGTGTCGCAAACTAACAGGCCTCTGCGAGGGCAGAATATTTATATGACGTTGAGGATGAAGAATTATTaacacagggggaggggggggggagttgttccctaagagtgtgtgtgtgagacagagagcgagagagactagAAAGCATAGAGCAAGACTTGAGACAGAGCGAAtgaatgtgtgcatgttgaCCGTTCATTAGATGTGTTTGAGCCAAAGCCACgagtgtgcgcctgtgtgtgtgagctcttgACAAGAGACAGACACGAGATTCAGTCAGAGATGAAAGgcccacctgtctctcccttcaGCAGCCCTGCCTGCACACCTCTTTTCTTTCATCTCAGTCCTTCTCTTCATCACAGGTCCGCATTCCCAGAATCctccttactctctctttccctccttcctgcccGGCCGGCCCGGGCAGACAGAACACGCtccagggggaatgtccctgtagcgTGGGAGTCCCTGTactaaatgacaaaaataaatcaataaaaaacacacagcacacggaACAGCATGTTCTCTTTCAGTAAACAGCTGAATGGAGCACAACGTCAGTCCACATGGCATCAGATATGTCCGTCGGCCATGTTTTGGCGTTCTGCGATCAGACGGCAGGAGAAGCATGTGTCTCGTGTCTGAACTGAGCTGGCCTGAGAGAGCTGGCCTGAGACAAACAGGAGGAACTGCTGTTTGTAccagatatatatacacacacgcacacacatacaccccttaAACGTGCAAAACTCAAACGAGAAGTTTGATGACTCGATTTTATTTTTAGACATGATGAAGAGACACAAGAAAGTACTTCTCTCACACCACAGAACCATACTGGTTTGGAACGTTTGGAACTAGAGAAACATGTCTTGGAGAGAAAGTAAGTGCTGCTGGTGCTGAAGGAAGGAGAAATAGGACTCGGCCAATCTTTACATTGACTTTTATTCACCAACACAGACTTCAATCAATTCGCTGAGGTAAATAATTAAACTTCCTAAACTGTTTTCACCAGACAATTCATGGGCTACATCAACCATtaatacaaaacacaaacacagtgggTATATTGCAATGCGGTGCTACCACAGGGACAGAATTTGATAGACAGTCGGTTGAGGTAGTCATCGTAGTGTGAGCTCTCGGATATGACCCGCCCCTCATCCACCTCGACTTTGATCAGCAAACGCTTCTTGGGGGCGTGGTTAGCTGTGGCGATGGGGCTGGTTGCTTGGGTGACGGGTTCAGATAGGAGGGGCTTGGAGATGTTGTGAAGCTTCGCCAGTGTCTCGTGGTCTGCGTGCAAGCAAGGACTGGATTGGTTGGTATGTTTTAGAAATCTGAGCAAAAGAGACAGGGTGGAGTTTAGAAGGAACctatgtgttcacacacacacacacacaaacacacaaatacacaacaaaGACAACCTGTACGTGGATGGGGCATCTAGGCTCGCGTCTGGTAAAAGGGAACTAGAGGAGATGCGGAACATCTCACCTGACTGGCGCATGTGATTGTTCATCCTACCGAGGAAGCACAGAAGGGTTTAATACtcaatcagtctctctctctcttttacacacacacacacacacacacacacacacacacacacacacacacacacacacacacacaccttacccccccccacacacacacactcctctatccacctcccctcctcttcctcacctcttctcctccccttccagcaGCTTGCGGTAGGTGGCGATCTCGATGTCCAGGGCCAGCTTGAGGTTCATCAGCTCCTGGTACTCCCGGACCTGCAGGGCCATGTCCTGCTTGGCGCGTCGGAGTGCCTCCTCCAGCTGGAGCTTGTTCTCCCGGGCCTGGCCCATGTCCTTCAAACCTGCCACCTCCGCATCCTCGATGTCCTTCTCCAGAGATTCTT
It encodes:
- the LOC136966374 gene encoding G-protein coupled bile acid receptor 1-like; its protein translation is MDHNTSSSRLLSEARLIYAITIPLSTTIILANLLIIVGIGSNRQLHNTPNYFFLSLLVADLCTGVALPFIPWMGLNRPLSFTSCLLVHIFPNFLFLAFLFNLVMVHYERYMCIVSPLHYSSFWVHRQFPLALLAVWTPPLLYASLPAFGWNNRAGPDWNGCCPVNSSGTPAPENCSTSAEAEGTECCSYRRVFPNAFIYLEVYGLLVPAILSIAAMTGRVLWITRGQLRDICRQHRSLEQGGGRRRRGAAGGQASDQEQRLNLRYARCVAAVSLTFLACWVPYIIYTHVCVAFLLREEAVGNPTTHIVLSCTGIGSMAVVPLVLGLANRQYTDPARKLIHKLRDRWRTRTQDPEDMAL